ttgatggagctaataCACATTTGACGCCcagtggctgagtggtagcgcttcgcgctcgTGTGCCACAGgccctgggttcgatcctcgggccgggaaaggttgactcagcctttcatcccttcactgggtcgataaatgagtttGTACCAGGCAGAAAATTTagagatataattattttagtgaGAAACAATTGTTTAATGTCGTGATAAGAATTTTATGTAAAgcaaatctcattttaaaatacatcaatacTTTGTGTATAAGCAAGGGGCATCAAGGCAATTACGTTTTAACTAAAActgttacataataaaatttcaaacaaagtaaaaaaaaaaaatttatactaaccTCCTTTGGCTTTTcatattctatttcaatagaatGAACCTCTAATTcatcttcttctttttagtctaatctaatttttttcactttcatcaTACCATTCAACTGGTAGCGTTTCGTGCCACAAGTCtttggttcgatcctcgggtcgggcaaggttgactcaacctttcattccttcagtgggtttaaaaatgattatcaagcatgcttgggaactaaacactgggggtttcgcgttcggctgaccacctaaccggaacatctgcacCCCAGAGTCCAATGGTcgagaaaactgagatgggcacagtaggccaaggtcctctatgggctgtcgcgccactgcgTAGTAGTAACCCgtgtttgcgttacatgaagaggaagaccacgaaaacctcccacggtttacCTGATGGCAAaggtactctaacccatgatccgtctacccctgaggatatttcacgtcagcattgtagtcggtgcaagccggatgcggatttcatttcgactgggattcgaacccggttcgcctcgttggaaggcgaactatcgcctgagccatcgcggctctagaaaaacaaataagtgTTATCGGAGATTGTAGACAAAATCATTTGTCGCCAAGAAGGCTTGCTATTCATGcgaacaaatttcaaattaaccgCATATTGTCGAATGCCAATAAAATGGTGGAAAAAGGAATagacaaaaaatgcaaaaatcgaAAACGTAAAGGAAAGCTCTCTGAATTTGTAAGtcaaatttttcgatttttgctAAATTTGAGTTTGAATAggcgtaatttatttttttaaaaaatagattaaataaaagagtaatttttgtaaattttgttttattatttcatcgaaattaaagttaacaatattttatttatttatttacttagttatttatctttttttggaGGAGGATGATCGATTACTTTTACCATCTAGTCATGTTTCTCAGAAACTACTAAACctattctctaattttttttaaaaaaattttcaaatttaaattattaattttttttaaacatttctataaCACTTTCAGtagatttaattctttattttaattttggtcttaaaattgtgtgtttagactttttagtaactttattttttctagcgtacttaaaataaacttaactgaATGAATGGctggaacttttttaaaaagaaataaattgaaaaataaagcacaaaagaaaagtaagaacatttttgtaaaaatgcataACATAACTATagaaccaaattaaaaaaaaaaaattcagaaataagtGTAGAACAGAGATAGTCAACCCTTTTCCGTTATTGCTCCATAAGTGccccttaaatattttaaataggtcCTTACTTTCTGCTACATTATTGTTGAATTACTtatcttaatttcttataatctAATGTGATTTCTAATATCCACTACTTCAGATATGTTTTGCTACACATTAGTATCATTACATTATTCTTGTAATTTCCCCTGTAATTCTTGTAATTCTTTCGTTCCCACATGAAATGTATACAGTATTTCGTGAttgcataattaatttagaaattagatGAAGTTGtttgttaactttatttttattcttattttcagaaaaaaggaGGAAAGAGCTATTCAGTGGCATCAGATCAGAACAATAAGGATCCAAATCGGTTACCCTCTGCAAATGAAATTAGTACACCAGATGTTGAAATGCAGTGCTCTGAGAGAACAGATTTGGAAACACAGGATGTCGCGTCTACAAGTTTCATGAGCAATACAGATGAACAGATGAATGAGGGTTCAATTTCAATACCCGCTAAAAAAGGAGTCATCACACCAGATGTTGAAATGCAGTGTTTTGAGAGTACAGAGATGAAAACTCAAAATGAACCCTCTACTGGTTTTTTGAACAGTTCAGACGTCGTCTTCAAACAAGAAATCATCGAAACTGAACTAGATCCCTGCACATTCGATGACTCTTCGTTTCATTCGTCAATTGCTGGCCCATCTGGAACGCAGTTCGATGGACAAAGACCAAGCACATCTTATCAGACATTCTCAGAATCATCAAACTCCAATACAGATTATATACTCCCAGATGAACCTGACAGTGTTGTTGACATTTCAACAACTCATGGTTTAAGAACAGTAAAAGTTGAATCCGATGTTCATGCCAATTCCCGTGACGTAATTTCTGAaacaaacaatacattttatagTGGACCATCAGTTCTAAATGTCACAAAGCCTGCAAGTTTAACGAGAGATAAATTTATCCAAACTAGAGTTCCTCCTTTGGTTTTAAATATTGCAGATCCTAAAGACTCGCCACGTAATGAACCAGTTCAAAACGGAATTACCTCCCATAGAGAGTCGCCAGCTTCGACTCAAGTTTTAGATCAAACTGATTATGAAGAATCGTGCAATAATAAGTCGACCCAAACCGAAGTTTCGACTCATTCAAGTTCCCCTCTCCCTCCTGGAGACAAATTCGACGTCTTTGGCGAATTCATTGCTTTCAAATTGAGAAATCTGGATCCAAAATCGAGTGCTTTCGTTCAGACTGCTTTTTCTGAGCTCCTATTTAAAGCTGAATTGGGGATGTTTATAGACAGaaacggaaaaaatatttcttctaatcgAATTGATGGTATCCAAAAGGATATGCCCCTTTCCAATGAATGTGAAATCGCGCAAGGTCCACCAGGGAAAGAGAATGTCCAACCTGTAGTTCCTTCGTTGATGGGGAAGTCAGATTTCAGTGTTCTTAGTTCTGAAAGCTCGTCTAGAAATGACATTCCCCAATCTGAAGTTCTTCCACATAAACCACACTCGTCATTTCCTCCAGTTAGAAACAATACTGGTCCAGAAAACGCAGTGCGAAATGAACTCATTCAACCTAGAGTTACGTCACATATCGGAAACGTACGGCCTCCAGTTGTTCCTGAAAGTGCATCTTCCAATCAAACAAGAGCTTCATCTCATGCGGAGTTGCCAGCTTTTCTTCCAGATTTAAACCGTGCAAACTCTAGAAGTAACCAGCCTATTCAACCAATAGTCCCTTTCCGTGGGCGACCTAGAGACGAATTCGACGCTTATGGGGAGTTTACCTCTTCAAAGTTACGAAATCTAGATTCAAGATCGTGTGCCTTCTTACAAACAGCTTTCGCAGATCTGATATTTGAAGCTGAATTGGGGAGGTTCTTAAGCGAAGGTGAGAAAAGCATTTTTACCAACAATACGAACAATATCCTTCGGAAGATGCCTTCTGCTAATGATTATGGAGTTGCCTCACAAGCTGGTGTAGCATCTAATTCGTCCAAGTATGATGCACGACCCACGAAAGATTTCGTAACCCCATCCTTTTATGAAAGTGAAGTTCCTTTGGAAATGATACCCAGCATGCATTCTGCTCATAAATAACTCATAACGATGTATATTTCACCTTTGCTCATTATTCGTtatcattaaatgtttactaataTTTACGTGTCTCATACTATTATCACTTAATTTCTTGTTGTAAATATCGAGACACTTTGTTGTTTTGTATAaagatgcattaaaataattttaaacgaatttcattGTTGTTTGAggcaatttacttttttcaagcATTTCAACTGAAAGCATTGGAATATCTgcaaggattaaaaaaataataataataataacttttaggTAGATGTTGGTTTGttgtcggccttctgagcccaagtctgcgggttcgattcccggcccagacaccggattttcgggatgcagaaaatcttCAGctgccatgtcgtatgattatacggcgtgtaaaagatccctggagtgccttattagctcttggcatttccggcaaaattaaattcctagtgcactttagcatccaaatagagcctcggtgctgccatctactgttgcagaaactagacgtccaaattaacatggccaacggtatctcacccattgtggtggtcctgaaagagtggatgcCATTTCTGGAGAAcccactaggtctgctcatcgggaagactgattgtgcagctcataggaaattaaaaaaatacttttaggtAGACTGAgtttgatacaattttttttatataaaaaaaaatcttaattacaattttttagttttaggtTTGCCAAGCCAGGAGTcctaaaattgcaaatttaaagtaaagttaaaaaaagttatatattttttttcaaaataagaacaGATTTAAGTTACAAACCCCAACAACAAATTTAACTTGGCCCCAGTTAAGCTCAAAATTAGCAGAATATGGGTCCTTATATGACCATCCACCGAGGGACCAATATtaggatgtctagattttttaatattgatcctATATAGAGATAATATCAGCCTATTTATGGCCAACATTTGCCCTATAGTATCTGAGAAAAACTAAACATCCCCGTGGATGATCAGGAGACAAACGTCACAccccgttttacagggaggaaacatatcgtaattttgatcttaaCCTGAGCACGATCAATCAGGGATCCAGTACCCCAGAGGTAATTATTTGTTATGGggacttggaggactttgttaACCGACAGATTTatcgtgcaccagtcaccattttgtacaccaggagtcttcggcaggcggACATGGGCCTAATGCATTACTAGCCAGGCTATCACTGCCTCAGTAAAGTGCTGTAATTTAATGTTGGTTAATTGAAACTTATTAGCCCaacaatatatgtataataaaaattaaaacaatgaaaatcaacaaaaaggttaaattatttcatgttgaatgctttgtaaaattttaattctaaaagaaattgatttaaatcaattgttaaaaaaaaatcatcattttaattaggggtttccaacttaaaatgggccgggggccgcaattaaaaataccagtcaaatggcgggccgcaactttatcaaaattttttatagaactcTTTTacgtttgaaggaacattaaatatttttatcaagttataTAAAACAgaagtattgaattaaaaattaaaataagaagatttttacctgagaaataaatttttttcaccgttggtgtgttaaataaatttcactgaagctaagaaatgaagtttttttttaaatgaagaaaagtacttttaacccatatatagatttttacgaaaattgtccggaaaaaatgacaactaataatgttcacgggccacaaaaaaaagggCTTCCCGAACCGGATGTGATTGAccactgatttaaatcaatgaattttgAGAGCAATGCACTTTCACTCAATTTCAATATACAAGCTGCTCAATTaagcttatatttatttcagaataaataaataacctataattattaaacaatacataaataaaccTATGATTATTATACATTGcgtaagtttaattttttttttacttgattctCTACCCTACTTGTAAGTGGAAAGaaaatcaccctgaataacttttgatttaatgatcgaattttcttGTTCTATGACTCGATCtcaatggttcaagggggtgacctcaaatatgctaattatttagggcagaagatattttaagttgcgaaatcaaacataaaaatgtactttcttagaataaacataccttttttttttctggcggattcggatttctgactgcCAAACTTGGCTGACTGACTCCGTTTCTCACTCAGGGGAAAACCGAaatcagggaaatatggtccccatagtttgatcaggtgAGCGGCCCAAAGTTTAGACcctataatgttaattttacgtcttgcgtatttcgtcatattttgagaactttttaaacgaatggaaaattttttactcacagctataaaattcatttatccaatgatgattccatgcaaaaattaacttttagcaattgtttattaatttagtgaatatttattatgttattaaataacaatcCAATACCTCAAAAACTTTATAAGCTGATCGAAATATATTTGCTCACACTtataatcattttcttaattaaatataattccaattaataaaaattttaataattttatttaataatagttgcaaatattttgaaacgtatggtatacaatttcttaaatcattttaaagtatgtaattttgcatggaaaaatacaaaatttgagcgaaatcggtcggcttgttcctgagaaattaaattttaaacatacgacTTCATTGAACGACCGCTTTCGTGACCACACTAATaggaccacatttcccagaaATTTCGGCTACCctctattatttttaaggaaaggaATCCAAATCCagcagaaaaaatacatttttgtgtctgatttcgtaacttaaaatatcacctgcaaaaatcaattaacatatttgtGGTCACTCTCGTGAAACATTAAATCCTAGTAGATGAAATTCTGACCATAttgtagaatatttttgttttaatgtatttcataaGTACATTGTAAGGAAACAAAGTATATTAGATCCAAATAATAAGTTATACGCCATAAAGCTGTCCGAAAAGTTACttcatttcataaatacatTGTAAGGAAACAAAGTACATTAGATCCAAATAATAAGTTATACGCCATAAAGCTGTCCGAAAAGTTACttcatttcataaatacatTGTAAGAAAACAAAGTATATTAGATCCAAATAATAAGTTATACGCCATAAAGCTGTCTGAAAAGTTACTTAAATCGAATTTCTTatctttctaataattttttattgttgttaaaaactgaaggtaaataaaattgtatttttacatgAATAATCGCTTTGCAAAGCTATGCaagtagaagaaaaaacataaacttaaaaaaaaaaaaaaaaaaaacattaagtgataaaattgtaGTGAAAAATCGATGCTGAATCTCATGACGATAGACacgtaaattatgaaaattttgtttatttctttcatacattatttcatttattcatttctttttgatgaaaaaatacattctgTTATTTTGGTCTAAATGTTTGAGAGCTGCAGTATGAAATTCCAGGTTGTATaggtatttataaaatgcatgttGTGTTATATAATCTATgtacattaaacattttatatggaGTCACGGTGGCGCAGGGAAGGGAACGTCCGCCTCCTAATGATGTGACCCAGGTTCAGATCCAAACAATGTAGACATGAAATCTACTCCGGTTAGCTGAATGATTATGAATAGTGACTTTCAAACATAGTTAATCGTAAGTGAAAAATGGATTGGTTATTCAGcgctggttataaaattaaataaataaaaaattttatcaatgtaaaatgaaatatcacAATGAATCTATCTGTATTTGTTATCAACCTTCTTATTGATCATGAATTTTCTGGGAAATCCTTTGAGAATATATGTTTACCAACAATTTTTTagacttattttcaaaatgtggaattgtttttcttcagaagtcttcttttttatggtcatataataatttgtaaggAAGGAAAACTAATCAAAACGTTTATAGTTCAAATAAACTGCTCAAATATAGTTCAAATAATTTGTAAGGAAGGAAAACTAATCAAAACGTTTATAGTTCAAATAAACTGTTCAAATATAGTTCAAATAATTTGTAAGGAAGGACAACTAATCAAAACGTTTATAGTTCAAATAAACTGTTCAAATATAGTTCAAATAATTTGTAAGGAAGGACAACTAATCAAAACGTTTATAGTTCAAATAAACTGTTCAAATATAGTTCAAATAATTTGTAAGGAAGGACAACTAATCAAAACGTTTATAGTTCAAATAAACTGTTCAAATATAGTTCAAATAATTTGTAAGGAAGGACAACTAATCAAAACGTTTATAGTTCAAATAAACTGTtcaaatattgttcaaataatttgtAAGGAAGGACAACTAATCAAAACGTTTATAGTTCAAATAAACTGTTCAAATATAGTTCAAATAATTTGCAAGGAAGGACAACTAATCAAAACGTTTATAGTTCAAATAAACTGTtcaaatattgttcaaataatttgtAAGGAAGGAAAACTAATCAAAACGTTTATAGTTCAAATAAACTGTTCAAATATAGTTCAAATAATTTGTAAGGAAGGAAAACTAATCAAAACGTTTATAGTTCAAANTTCGTCCAAGTATGATGCACGACCCACGAAAGATTTCGTAACCCCATCCTTTTATGAAAGTGAAGTTCCTTTGGAAATGATACCCAGCATGCATTCTGCTCATAAATAACTCATAACGATGTATATTTCACCTTTGCTCATTATTCGTtatcattaaatgtttactaataTTTACGTGTCTCATACTATTATCACTTAATTTCTTGTTGTAAATATCGAGACACTTTGTTGTTTTGTATAaagatgcattaaaataattttaaacgaatttcattGTTGTTTGAggcaatttacttttttcaagcATTTCAACTGAAAGCATTGGAATATCTgcaaggattaaaaaaataataataataataacttttaggTAGATGTTGGTTTGttgtcggccttctgagcccaagtctgcgggttcgattcccggcTCAGACACcagattttcgggatgcagaaaatcctcagcggccatgtcgtatgattatacGGCgcgtaaaagatccctggagtgccttattggctcttggcatttctggcaaaattaaattcctagtgcactttagcatccaaatagagtctcggtgctgccatctagtgttgcagaaactagacgtccaaattaacatggccaacggtatctcacccattgtggtggtcctgaaagagtggataccacttctggagaacccactaggtctgctcatcgggaagactgattgagcagctcataggaaattttaaaaaaacttttaggtAGACTGagttagatataattttttttatataaaaaaaaatcttaattaaaaatttttagttttaggtTTGCCAAGCCAGGAGCcctaaaattgcaaatttaaagtgaagttaaaaaaatataaaaaaaaatttacaaaaaaagtacaGATTTAAGTTACAAACCCCAACAACAGATTTAATTTGGCCCCAGTTGGGCTCGAAATTGGCAGAATATGGGTTTTATATGACCATCAACCGAGGGACCAATATTAGGATgcctagattttttaatattgatcttATATAGAGCCAATATCAGCCTATATATGGCCAACATAGGTCGTATAATATCTGAGAAAAACTAAGCATCCCTGTGGATGATCAAGAGACAAACGTCACAccccgttttacagggaggaaacatatcgtaattttgaccttaaCCCGAGCACGATCAATCAGAGATTCAGTACCCCAGAGGTaatgatttgttgtgggaacttggaggactttgttaaccgacagatttaacgtgcaccattcaccattttgtacaccaggagtcttcggcaggcggGGATCCTCTCAGGCATGGGCCTAATGCATTACTAGCCAGGCTATCACTGCCTCCATAAAGTGCTGTAATTTAATGTtggttaattgaaatttaacaaacaacatatgcataataaaaattacaacaatgaaaatcaataaaaagttaaaatatttcatgttgaatgctttgtaaaattttaaatctataagaaattaatttaaatcggttatttaaaaaataataattgaaaaatcatcattttaatcaggggtttccaactaaaatggggccgcaattaaagacaccagtcaaatggcgggcagcaactttatcaaaattttatacactCTTTTgcgtttgaaggaacattaaatatttttatcaagttatacaaaacaaaagtattgaattaaaaattaaaataagaagatttttacctgagaaataaattttttttcaccgttggtgtgctaaataaatttcactgaaactaagaaatgaagttttttttaaatgaagaaaagtactttaaacccatatatagatttttacgaaaattgtccggaaaaaataacaactaatgTTCACGGGCCACCAAAGAAAGGCTCCCCGAGTCGGATGTGACCCgtgggccgccagttggtaaccactgattt
The Parasteatoda tepidariorum isolate YZ-2023 chromosome 9, CAS_Ptep_4.0, whole genome shotgun sequence genome window above contains:
- the LOC107450660 gene encoding uncharacterized protein isoform X2, with product MSATSAAEGKNFFFLSSQRGARVLVYNKYKYTLKRKHKGVEFWRCRSLQDRCSARLRTKNNKIISEFASHNHENDAKVIKELIFIKKDMGRLAVEQNTVPIKGLRKEAVAEVLTSADAASPSTVQPYDSLRTSLYKYKEKNKMQKKGGKSYSVASDQNNKDPNRLPSANEISTPDVEMQCSERTDLETQDVASTSFMSNTDEQMNEGSISIPAKKGVITPDVEMQCFESTEMKTQNEPSTGFLNSSDVVFKQEIIETELDPCTFDDSSFHSSIAGPSGTQFDGQRPSTSYQTFSESSNSNTDYILPDEPDSVVDISTTHGLRTVKVESDVHANSRDVISETNNTFYSGPSVLNVTKPASLTRDKFIQTRVPPLVLNIADPKDSPRNEPVQNGITSHRESPASTQVLDQTDYEESCNNKSTQTEVSTHSSSPLPPGDKFDVFGEFIAFKLRNLDPKSSAFVQTAFSELLFKAELGMFIDRNGKNISSNRIDGIQKDMPLSNECEIAQGPPGKENVQPVVPSLMGKSDFSVLSSESSSRNDIPQSEVLPHKPHSSFPPVRNNTGPENAVRNELIQPRVTSHIGNVRPPVVPESASSNQTRASSHAELPAFLPDLNRANSRSNQPIQPIVPFRGRPRDEFDAYGEFTSSKLRNLDSRSCAFLQTAFADLIFEAELGRFLSEGEKSIFTNNTNNILRKMPSANDYGVASQAGVASNSSKYDARPTKDFVTPSFYESEVPLEMIPSMHSAHK
- the LOC107450660 gene encoding uncharacterized protein isoform X3, with protein sequence MTEQICKIRSSSRGGDILEYGGNLFHLHSRYKETQYWICVKRVTTNCKKKVCLKNGVLYKETGSHNHAPETEKISRISFIEQVKARISKDLPVPLAYKEAVAEVLTSADAASPSTVQPYDSLRTSLYKYKEKNKMQKKGGKSYSVASDQNNKDPNRLPSANEISTPDVEMQCSERTDLETQDVASTSFMSNTDEQMNEGSISIPAKKGVITPDVEMQCFESTEMKTQNEPSTGFLNSSDVVFKQEIIETELDPCTFDDSSFHSSIAGPSGTQFDGQRPSTSYQTFSESSNSNTDYILPDEPDSVVDISTTHGLRTVKVESDVHANSRDVISETNNTFYSGPSVLNVTKPASLTRDKFIQTRVPPLVLNIADPKDSPRNEPVQNGITSHRESPASTQVLDQTDYEESCNNKSTQTEVSTHSSSPLPPGDKFDVFGEFIAFKLRNLDPKSSAFVQTAFSELLFKAELGMFIDRNGKNISSNRIDGIQKDMPLSNECEIAQGPPGKENVQPVVPSLMGKSDFSVLSSESSSRNDIPQSEVLPHKPHSSFPPVRNNTGPENAVRNELIQPRVTSHIGNVRPPVVPESASSNQTRASSHAELPAFLPDLNRANSRSNQPIQPIVPFRGRPRDEFDAYGEFTSSKLRNLDSRSCAFLQTAFADLIFEAELGRFLSEGEKSIFTNNTNNILRKMPSANDYGVASQAGVASNSSKYDARPTKDFVTPSFYESEVPLEMIPSMHSAHK
- the LOC107450660 gene encoding uncharacterized protein isoform X1, whose product is MPRRALTLKEKIEVIEYHKREKCSVRKLARHWKIGKTQASDIVKNSDNLMNLWCENGNDYRYRMSPLSSPGYQIDKSVFEWFLEVRSKKIPVSGPMLQTKALEIASNLGRVGFKASNGWLERFRRRHMISFKTINGESGTMDSECLREAVAEVLTSADAASPSTVQPYDSLRTSLYKYKEKNKMQKKGGKSYSVASDQNNKDPNRLPSANEISTPDVEMQCSERTDLETQDVASTSFMSNTDEQMNEGSISIPAKKGVITPDVEMQCFESTEMKTQNEPSTGFLNSSDVVFKQEIIETELDPCTFDDSSFHSSIAGPSGTQFDGQRPSTSYQTFSESSNSNTDYILPDEPDSVVDISTTHGLRTVKVESDVHANSRDVISETNNTFYSGPSVLNVTKPASLTRDKFIQTRVPPLVLNIADPKDSPRNEPVQNGITSHRESPASTQVLDQTDYEESCNNKSTQTEVSTHSSSPLPPGDKFDVFGEFIAFKLRNLDPKSSAFVQTAFSELLFKAELGMFIDRNGKNISSNRIDGIQKDMPLSNECEIAQGPPGKENVQPVVPSLMGKSDFSVLSSESSSRNDIPQSEVLPHKPHSSFPPVRNNTGPENAVRNELIQPRVTSHIGNVRPPVVPESASSNQTRASSHAELPAFLPDLNRANSRSNQPIQPIVPFRGRPRDEFDAYGEFTSSKLRNLDSRSCAFLQTAFADLIFEAELGRFLSEGEKSIFTNNTNNILRKMPSANDYGVASQAGVASNSSKYDARPTKDFVTPSFYESEVPLEMIPSMHSAHK